GCGACCCGCGTCGCACACATCGACGGCCAGTGGGTTGCCTTCCCGACCCTGGAGGAGCTGGCCCGGGCCACCTTCGACATGGTCGTGGCCGGCCGCACGCTCGAAGACGGCGACGTCGCGATCATGATGGTCGAGGCCGAGGCCACCCCGAACGCCGTCGCCCTGATCTCGGCCGGCGCCACCGCGCCGACCGAGGAGGTCGTGGCCAGCGGCCTGGAGGCCGCCAAGCCGGCGATCCGTGAGCTGTGCCGCGCGCAGAGCGAGCTGGCCGAGGTTGCCGCCAAGCCGGTCAGCGAGTTCCCGGTCTTCCTGGACTACCAGGACGACGTGTACGACGCCGTCGCCGAGCTGGCCCGCACCGAGGTGGCCGAGGCGATCACCATCGCCGGCAAGGCCGACCGCGAGGAGGCCCTGGACCGGGTCAAGGCCCGCGTCGCCGAGGAGCTGGGTGGTCGGTTCGAGGGCCGGGAGAAGGAGCTCAGCGCTGCCTTCCGGTCGGTGACCAAGTCCGAGGTGCGCAACCGCGTGCTGCGCGAGCAGGTCCGCATGGACGGACGTGGCCCGCGTGACATCCGGGCGCTGACCGCCGAGGTCGGCGTGCTGCCCCGGGTGCACGGTTCGGCGCTGTTCGAGCGGGGCGAGACCCAGATCCTGGGCGTCACCACGCTGAACATGCTCCGCATGGAGCAGATGGTGGACACGCTGTCCCCCGAGAACCGCAAGCGCTACATGCACAACTACAACTTCCCGCCGTACTCGACCGGTGAGACCGGCCGGGTCGGCTCGCCGAAGCGTCGCGAGATCGGCCACGGTGCTCTCGCCGAGCGTGCGCTGATCCCGGTGCTGCCGTCGCGCGAGGAGTTCCCGTACGCCATCCGGCAGGTGTCGGAGGCGCTCGGCTCCAACGGCTCGACCTCGATGGGTTCGGTCTGCGCGTCGACGCTGGGCCTGCTCTCCGCGGGTGTCCCGCTGAAGGCGCCGGTCGCCGGCATCGCGATGGGGCTCATCTCCGACGAGGTGGACGGCAAGACCCAGTACGTGACGCTGACCGACATCCTCGGTGCCGAGGACGCGTTCGGTGACATGGACTTCAAGGTCGCCGGCACGCCGGAGTTCGTCACCGCGCTCCAGCTCGACACCAAGCTCAACGGCATCCCGTCGGACGTGCTCGCCGCCGCGCTGCAGCAGGCGAACGAGGCCCGGCAGGTCATCCTCGGGGTCATGAAGGCGGCGATCGAGGCTCCGGCCGAGATGTCGGACTACGCCCCGCGGGTCACCACCGTCAAGATCCCGGTGGACAAGATCGGCATGGTGATCGGCCCGAAGGGTCAGACCATCAACGCGATCCAGGACGAGACCGGCGCCGAGATCTCCATCGAGGACGACGGCACGATCTACGTCGGCGCCACCAACGGCCCGTCGGCCCAGGCGGCTGTCGACCGGATCAACGGGATCGCCAACCCGACTCTGCCCAAGCAGGGCGAGCGCTTCCTCGGCACGGTGGTCAAGACCGCCGCGTTCGGCGCGTTCATCTCCCTGCTGCCGGGCCGCGACGGCCTGCTGCACATCTCCAAGGTGGGCGACGGCAAGCGGGTCGAGCGCGTCGAGGACTTCCTCAACGTCGGCGACCGGGTCGAGGTCGAGATCGCGGACATCGACGCCCGCGGCAAGATCTACCTCGACAAGGTCCGCCCGGAGGGCGCCGAGGCGCCGGCCGCCGGTG
The nucleotide sequence above comes from Micromonospora luteifusca. Encoded proteins:
- a CDS encoding polyribonucleotide nucleotidyltransferase: MTETKLGTESRTAVIDNGSFGTREITFSTGRLARQAAGSVIAQLGETVVLSATTAGKHPKEQFDFFPLTVDVEERMYAAGRIPGSFFRREGRPSEDAILTCRLIDRPLRPSFVKGLRNEVQVVETILALDPQHPYDVVAINAASMSTKLSGLPFSGPIGATRVAHIDGQWVAFPTLEELARATFDMVVAGRTLEDGDVAIMMVEAEATPNAVALISAGATAPTEEVVASGLEAAKPAIRELCRAQSELAEVAAKPVSEFPVFLDYQDDVYDAVAELARTEVAEAITIAGKADREEALDRVKARVAEELGGRFEGREKELSAAFRSVTKSEVRNRVLREQVRMDGRGPRDIRALTAEVGVLPRVHGSALFERGETQILGVTTLNMLRMEQMVDTLSPENRKRYMHNYNFPPYSTGETGRVGSPKRREIGHGALAERALIPVLPSREEFPYAIRQVSEALGSNGSTSMGSVCASTLGLLSAGVPLKAPVAGIAMGLISDEVDGKTQYVTLTDILGAEDAFGDMDFKVAGTPEFVTALQLDTKLNGIPSDVLAAALQQANEARQVILGVMKAAIEAPAEMSDYAPRVTTVKIPVDKIGMVIGPKGQTINAIQDETGAEISIEDDGTIYVGATNGPSAQAAVDRINGIANPTLPKQGERFLGTVVKTAAFGAFISLLPGRDGLLHISKVGDGKRVERVEDFLNVGDRVEVEIADIDARGKIYLDKVRPEGAEAPAAGEAAGGDRPAGRDRGDRGPRDRGDRGGDRGARGPERGNGGGEGGNGGGGEGGEGGERPRRRTRHS